Part of the Ignavibacterium album JCM 16511 genome, AGGGCGTAAAAGTCCACAGTATTTGTACAACTAATAAATATTATTTTTGAAGGGGCACTTTTCTGATTATGACTTCAACTATTTCAACAAATAAAGAAAGGGTTCAACTATGAGCAACAACTCAAACAACGGCAACAAATGTCCGTTTCCTCATCCAACCGGAGTAAGCGCTTTTGGAACAAGCGTTAATGATTGGTGGCCCAATCGCTTAAAACTCAACACTCTCCGACAAAATTCTGAAAAGTCTAATCCAATGGATAAAGACTTCAACTATAAAGAAGCTTTTAATAGTCTTGATTACGATGCCTTGAAAAAAGATTTGAAAGAACTTATGACACAATCACAAGATTGGTGGCCTGCAGATTTTGGTCACTACGGCGGATTGTTTATCAGACTTTCCTGGCACGCAGCCGGAACATACAGAATTGGTGATGGAAGAGGCGGCGCAAGCGGCGGTTTACAACGCTTCGCTCCCACTAACAGCTGGCCTGATAATGCAAATCTTGATAAAGCCCGCAGACTTCTATGGCCAATCAAAATGAAATACGGAAATAAAATTTCGTGGGCTGATTTATTGGTTCTTGCTGGTAATGTAGCACTTGAATCAATGGGATTCAAAACATTTGGATTCGCTGGCGGAAGAGAAGATTACTGGGAACCAGACGAAGCAATTTACTGGGGTTCTGAAAAAGAATGGCTTTCTGATAAGAATCGTTATTCGGGTGAAAGAAATCTTGAAAATCCTCTTGCTGCAGTTCAGATGGGATTGATTTATGTTAACCCGGAAGGTCCTGGTGGGAATCCTGATCCTGTTGCAGCTGCAAAAGATATTCGAGAAACTTTCCGAAGAATGGCAATGAATGACGAAGAAACTGTTGCGCTTATTGCTGGTGGACATACTTTCGGTAAAGCACACGGTCAAGGCGATCCAAAACTAATGGGTCCTGAACCAGAAGCAGCTGAAATTGAACAGCAAGGTTTAGGTTGGAAGTATGGTTACAAATCAGGCAAAGGTCCGGATGCGTTAACAGGCGGACCTGAAGTAACCTGGACAACTACACCAACAAAATGGAGCCACGATTTCTTCAAACATCTTTTTGAATATGATTATGAGTTAACAAAAAGTCCCGCAGGTGCTTATCAATGGGTCGCAAAAGATGCACCCGAAATTATTCCCGATGCTTATGATCCAAACAAAAAGCATAAACCCACAATGCTCACAACAGATCTTTCATTGAGATTTGATCCTGAATATGAAAAGATTTCAAAAAAGTTTTATGAAAATCCGGATTTGTTTGCCGATGCATTTGCACGTGCGTGGTTTAAACTTCTTCACAGAGATATGGGACCGAAGTCTCGCTATCTTGGTCCAGAAGCACCAAAAGAAGATTTGATTTGGCAAGATCCTGTTCCGGCTGTTGATCATAAACTTGTTGATGATAAAGATATTGAAGAGCTGAAGAAGAAAATTCTTTCGTCGGGACTTTCAGTTTCGGAATTGGTAACAACTGCGTGGGCTTCTGCTTCTACTTATCGTAATTCTGATAAAAGAGGTGGTGCAAATGGTGCCCGTATCAGATTAGAGCCACAGAAAAACTGGGAAGCCAACAATCCAAAACAATTGCAAAAAGTTCTTGGCGTGTTGGAGAAGATTCAAAGTGAATTTAACTCAGCTCAGAAAGATGGAAAGAAAATTTCAATTGCAGATATGATTGTTCTTGGCGGATGCGCTGCAGTTGAAAAAGCAGCTAAAGATGCTGGCTACAATATTAAAGTTCCATTTACTTCGGGAAGAACCGATGCTTCGCAAGAATGGACAGATGTTGAGTCATTCGAAGTTCTGGAACCATTGGCAGATGGTTTCCGAAACTATGCAAAAGGCAAAGCTGGAGTTTGTGCAGAACATCTTTTGGTTGACAAAGCTAATCTGCTAAACCTTAATGTTCCTGAAATGACAGTGCTCGTTGGTGGTATGCGCGCACTGAAAGCAAATTGGGATAATTCAGATTATGGTGTGTTTACAGATAAACCCGGGGTTCTTGCAAACGACTTCTTTGTTAATCTACTCGATATGGGCACAGAATGGAAAGCAACTGATGAATCAAAAGAAAAATTTGAAGGTTACGACAGAAAAACAGGTAAGTTGAAATATAAAGCCACACGAGCAGATTTGATATTCGGACATAATTCTGAGCTAAG contains:
- the katG gene encoding catalase/peroxidase HPI, whose product is MSNNSNNGNKCPFPHPTGVSAFGTSVNDWWPNRLKLNTLRQNSEKSNPMDKDFNYKEAFNSLDYDALKKDLKELMTQSQDWWPADFGHYGGLFIRLSWHAAGTYRIGDGRGGASGGLQRFAPTNSWPDNANLDKARRLLWPIKMKYGNKISWADLLVLAGNVALESMGFKTFGFAGGREDYWEPDEAIYWGSEKEWLSDKNRYSGERNLENPLAAVQMGLIYVNPEGPGGNPDPVAAAKDIRETFRRMAMNDEETVALIAGGHTFGKAHGQGDPKLMGPEPEAAEIEQQGLGWKYGYKSGKGPDALTGGPEVTWTTTPTKWSHDFFKHLFEYDYELTKSPAGAYQWVAKDAPEIIPDAYDPNKKHKPTMLTTDLSLRFDPEYEKISKKFYENPDLFADAFARAWFKLLHRDMGPKSRYLGPEAPKEDLIWQDPVPAVDHKLVDDKDIEELKKKILSSGLSVSELVTTAWASASTYRNSDKRGGANGARIRLEPQKNWEANNPKQLQKVLGVLEKIQSEFNSAQKDGKKISIADMIVLGGCAAVEKAAKDAGYNIKVPFTSGRTDASQEWTDVESFEVLEPLADGFRNYAKGKAGVCAEHLLVDKANLLNLNVPEMTVLVGGMRALKANWDNSDYGVFTDKPGVLANDFFVNLLDMGTEWKATDESKEKFEGYDRKTGKLKYKATRADLIFGHNSELRAVAEFYACNDNKEKFVKDFVAAWNKVMMADRFDLQ